The following proteins are co-located in the Vigna angularis cultivar LongXiaoDou No.4 chromosome 2, ASM1680809v1, whole genome shotgun sequence genome:
- the LOC108327904 gene encoding AP2-like ethylene-responsive transcription factor BBM1 isoform X1 has translation MGSMNLLGFSLSPQEHPSSQDHSQTPPSRFGFNPAGISSTDVAGNCFDLTSDSTPHLLNLPSYGIYEAFHRNNDIHNTPQDWKENYNSQNLLLGTSCSDQNMNNNQHQQQQQPKLENFLGGHSFGEHDQTYGGNSASTDYMFPSQPVATSGGSSTGNSNSIGLSMIKTWLRNQPPPSENNNNESGGNSGSSVQTLSLSMSTGSQSNTSLPVLSANVENGESSSDNKQPPTTAALDTIPTGATESAPRKSIDTFGQRTSIYRGVTRHRWTGRYEAHLWDNSCRREGQTRKGRQVYLGGYDKEEKAARAYDLAALKYWGTTTTTNFPISHYEKEVEEMKHMTRQEYVASLRRKSSGFSRGASIYRGVTRHHQHGRWQARIGRVAGNKDLYLGTFSTQEEAAEAYDVAAIKFRGLSAVTNFDMSRYDVKSILESTTLPIGGAAKRLKDMEQVELNVEAHRTDQEDHSSILNSHLTQGISNNYAGGTATAHHNWHNGLSFHQPQPCTTMHYPYGQRLWCKQEQHDNSDTSHPLSYPEIHQLQLGNNGTHNFFHANSGLHPIMNMDSASIDNSSSSNSVVYDGYGAGGGYLIPIGTGTVVASDGDHSNIRGSNGFGDNEMKVLGYEGLYGSNDAYHAHARNLYYLSQQQSASVDVVKGSAYDQGSACNTWVPTAIPTLAPRSTSMTLCHGVPPFSLLHE, from the exons ATGGGGTCTATGAACTTGTTGgggttttctctctctcctcaAGAACACCCTTCTAGTCAAGATCACTCTCAAACACCACCTTCCCGTTTTGGCTTCAACCCTGCTGGAATCTCAAGCACTGATGTTGCAGGAAACTGTTTTGATCTCACTTCTGACTCAACTCCTCATCTACTCAATCTTCCTTCTTATGGCATATATGAAGCATTTCACAGAAACAATGACATTCACAACACTCCTCAAG ATTGGAAAGAGAACTACAACAGTCAGAACTTGCTGTTAGGAACTTCATGCAGTGACCAAAACATGAACAACaatcaacatcaacaacaacagcAACCAAAGCTTGAAAACTTTCTGGGAGGACATTCTTTTGGAGAACATGACCAAACCTACGGCGGTAACTCAGCCTCAACAGATTACATGTTTCCGAGTCAGCCAGTGGCCACCAGTGGCGGCAGTAGCACAGGCAATAGTAACTCCATAGGGTTATCCATGATAAAGACATGGCTGAGGAACCAACCGCCACCGTCAGaaaacaacaacaatgaaaGTGGTGGGAACAGTGGAAGCAGTGTGCAGACTCTCTCACTTTCTATGAGTACTGGTTCACAATCCAACACTTCACTTCCTGTTCTCTCTGCAAATGTGGAAAATGGAGAGAGTTCTTCAGATAACAAACAACCACCAACCACTGCTGCACTTGATACCATCCCAACAGGAGCCACTGAATCTGCACCCAGAAAGTCCATTGACACGTTTGGACAAAGAACTTCTATATACCGTGGTGTAACAAg GCATAGGTGGACTGGGAGATACGAGGCTCATCTGTGGGATAATAGCTGCAGAAGAGAGGGACAAACTCGCAAAGGAAGACAAG TTTACTTGG GAGGCTATGACAAAGAAGAAAAGGCAGCTAGAGCCTATGATTTGGCAGCACTAAAATACTGGGgaacaaccacaacaacaaatTTTCCA ATTAGCCACTATGAGAAAGAGGTGGAAGAAATGAAGCACATGACCAGGCAAGAGTACGTTGCGTCATTGAGAAG GAAGAGTAGTGGGTTTTCTCGCGGTGCATCCATTTATCGAGGAGTAACAAG ACACCATCAACATGGTAGATGGCAAGCAAGGATTGGGAGAGTTGCAGGCAACAAGGATCTTTACTTGGGAACATTCA GCACTCAAGAAGAAGCAGCAGAGGCTTATGATGTTGCGGCCATAAAATTCCGAGGACTGAGTGCTGTTACAAACTTCGACATGAGCAGATACGATGTGAAGAGCATACTTGAGAGCACTACCTTGCCGATTGGTGGTGCCGCCAAGCGTTTGAAGGACATGGAACAGGTGGAACTGAACGTGGAAGCTCATAGAACAGACCAAGAGGATCATAGCAGCATCTTGAACTCTCACCTTACTCAAGGTATCAGTAACAACTATGCAGGAGGAACAGCAACAGCTCATCATAACTGGcacaatggtctttcattccaCCAACCTCAGCCTTGCACCACCATGCACTACCCTTATGGACAGAGACTATGGTGCAAGCAAGAACAGCACGACAATTCTGATACCTCTCATCCTTTGTCTTATCCTGAGATTCATCAACTACAGCTAGGGAATAACGGCACACACAACTTTTTCCACGCAAATTCCGGCTTGCACCCTATCATGAACATGGATTCTGCTTCCATTGACAATAGCTCTTCGTCTAACTCGGTGGTTTATGATGGTTATGGAGCTGGTGGGGGCTATCTGATACCTATTGGGACTGGTACTGTTGTTGCAAGTGACGGTGATCATAGTAATATAAGAGGAAGTAATGGTTTTGGTGATAATGAGATGAAGGTACTTGGTTATGAAGGTCTTTATGGATCGAATGATGCTTATCATGCACATGCAAGGAACTTGTATTATCTTTCCCAACAGCAATCAGCTTCTGTAGATGTAGTGAAGGGTAGTGCATACGATCAAGGCTCTGCATGCAACACTTGGGTTCCAACTGCAATTCCAACTCTTGCACCTAGGTCTACCAGCATGACTCTCTGCCATGGTGTTCCACCCTTCTCGTTATTGCATGAATAG
- the LOC108327904 gene encoding AP2-like ethylene-responsive transcription factor BBM1 isoform X2, whose translation MGSMNLLGFSLSPQEHPSSQDHSQTPPSRFGFNPAGISSTDVAGNCFDLTSDSTPHLLNLPSYGIYEAFHRNNDIHNTPQDWKENYNSQNLLLGTSCSDQNMNNNQHQQQQQPKLENFLGGHSFGEHDQTYGGNSASTDYMFPSQPVATSGGSSTGNSNSIGLSMIKTWLRNQPPPSENNNNESGGNSGSSVQTLSLSMSTGSQSNTSLPVLSANVENGESSSDNKQPPTTAALDTIPTGATESAPRKSIDTFGQRTSIYRGVTRHRWTGRYEAHLWDNSCRREGQTRKGRQGGYDKEEKAARAYDLAALKYWGTTTTTNFPISHYEKEVEEMKHMTRQEYVASLRRKSSGFSRGASIYRGVTRHHQHGRWQARIGRVAGNKDLYLGTFSTQEEAAEAYDVAAIKFRGLSAVTNFDMSRYDVKSILESTTLPIGGAAKRLKDMEQVELNVEAHRTDQEDHSSILNSHLTQGISNNYAGGTATAHHNWHNGLSFHQPQPCTTMHYPYGQRLWCKQEQHDNSDTSHPLSYPEIHQLQLGNNGTHNFFHANSGLHPIMNMDSASIDNSSSSNSVVYDGYGAGGGYLIPIGTGTVVASDGDHSNIRGSNGFGDNEMKVLGYEGLYGSNDAYHAHARNLYYLSQQQSASVDVVKGSAYDQGSACNTWVPTAIPTLAPRSTSMTLCHGVPPFSLLHE comes from the exons ATGGGGTCTATGAACTTGTTGgggttttctctctctcctcaAGAACACCCTTCTAGTCAAGATCACTCTCAAACACCACCTTCCCGTTTTGGCTTCAACCCTGCTGGAATCTCAAGCACTGATGTTGCAGGAAACTGTTTTGATCTCACTTCTGACTCAACTCCTCATCTACTCAATCTTCCTTCTTATGGCATATATGAAGCATTTCACAGAAACAATGACATTCACAACACTCCTCAAG ATTGGAAAGAGAACTACAACAGTCAGAACTTGCTGTTAGGAACTTCATGCAGTGACCAAAACATGAACAACaatcaacatcaacaacaacagcAACCAAAGCTTGAAAACTTTCTGGGAGGACATTCTTTTGGAGAACATGACCAAACCTACGGCGGTAACTCAGCCTCAACAGATTACATGTTTCCGAGTCAGCCAGTGGCCACCAGTGGCGGCAGTAGCACAGGCAATAGTAACTCCATAGGGTTATCCATGATAAAGACATGGCTGAGGAACCAACCGCCACCGTCAGaaaacaacaacaatgaaaGTGGTGGGAACAGTGGAAGCAGTGTGCAGACTCTCTCACTTTCTATGAGTACTGGTTCACAATCCAACACTTCACTTCCTGTTCTCTCTGCAAATGTGGAAAATGGAGAGAGTTCTTCAGATAACAAACAACCACCAACCACTGCTGCACTTGATACCATCCCAACAGGAGCCACTGAATCTGCACCCAGAAAGTCCATTGACACGTTTGGACAAAGAACTTCTATATACCGTGGTGTAACAAg GCATAGGTGGACTGGGAGATACGAGGCTCATCTGTGGGATAATAGCTGCAGAAGAGAGGGACAAACTCGCAAAGGAAGACAAG GAGGCTATGACAAAGAAGAAAAGGCAGCTAGAGCCTATGATTTGGCAGCACTAAAATACTGGGgaacaaccacaacaacaaatTTTCCA ATTAGCCACTATGAGAAAGAGGTGGAAGAAATGAAGCACATGACCAGGCAAGAGTACGTTGCGTCATTGAGAAG GAAGAGTAGTGGGTTTTCTCGCGGTGCATCCATTTATCGAGGAGTAACAAG ACACCATCAACATGGTAGATGGCAAGCAAGGATTGGGAGAGTTGCAGGCAACAAGGATCTTTACTTGGGAACATTCA GCACTCAAGAAGAAGCAGCAGAGGCTTATGATGTTGCGGCCATAAAATTCCGAGGACTGAGTGCTGTTACAAACTTCGACATGAGCAGATACGATGTGAAGAGCATACTTGAGAGCACTACCTTGCCGATTGGTGGTGCCGCCAAGCGTTTGAAGGACATGGAACAGGTGGAACTGAACGTGGAAGCTCATAGAACAGACCAAGAGGATCATAGCAGCATCTTGAACTCTCACCTTACTCAAGGTATCAGTAACAACTATGCAGGAGGAACAGCAACAGCTCATCATAACTGGcacaatggtctttcattccaCCAACCTCAGCCTTGCACCACCATGCACTACCCTTATGGACAGAGACTATGGTGCAAGCAAGAACAGCACGACAATTCTGATACCTCTCATCCTTTGTCTTATCCTGAGATTCATCAACTACAGCTAGGGAATAACGGCACACACAACTTTTTCCACGCAAATTCCGGCTTGCACCCTATCATGAACATGGATTCTGCTTCCATTGACAATAGCTCTTCGTCTAACTCGGTGGTTTATGATGGTTATGGAGCTGGTGGGGGCTATCTGATACCTATTGGGACTGGTACTGTTGTTGCAAGTGACGGTGATCATAGTAATATAAGAGGAAGTAATGGTTTTGGTGATAATGAGATGAAGGTACTTGGTTATGAAGGTCTTTATGGATCGAATGATGCTTATCATGCACATGCAAGGAACTTGTATTATCTTTCCCAACAGCAATCAGCTTCTGTAGATGTAGTGAAGGGTAGTGCATACGATCAAGGCTCTGCATGCAACACTTGGGTTCCAACTGCAATTCCAACTCTTGCACCTAGGTCTACCAGCATGACTCTCTGCCATGGTGTTCCACCCTTCTCGTTATTGCATGAATAG